In one window of Lewinella sp. 4G2 DNA:
- a CDS encoding sulfate/molybdate ABC transporter ATP-binding protein encodes MHKRLSGGAGPMDLAVQFEVGAEETLGIYGPSGVGKTSTLRMIAGLLEPDGGRIDFGDETWYAGRTLTPPAARGIGFVFQDYALFPNLTVAENLRYASPIADDPYQDELLESFQLLGLSDQLPGQLSGGQQQRVALARALAQQPRLLLLDEPLSALDGQLRSHLHHQLLRLRKHRSCPTILISHDEDELRKLADRILVLHEGKVVFSGSPEAYFKREGQLIGYVSELSTGPSGMRLTVRLGSDVFTVDWPAAAPLLEVGVAVHLTFSAAGIQIEKATS; translated from the coding sequence TTGCACAAACGATTATCCGGTGGTGCGGGCCCGATGGACCTTGCCGTACAATTCGAGGTCGGTGCGGAAGAAACGCTGGGGATCTACGGACCCTCGGGCGTAGGAAAGACCTCCACGCTGCGGATGATTGCCGGTTTGCTGGAGCCCGACGGCGGCCGCATCGATTTCGGTGACGAGACCTGGTACGCTGGGCGGACACTCACCCCGCCCGCCGCACGGGGGATCGGTTTCGTATTTCAGGATTACGCCCTGTTCCCCAACCTGACGGTAGCGGAGAATTTGCGCTACGCCAGCCCTATCGCCGACGACCCTTACCAAGATGAATTACTGGAATCTTTTCAATTGCTGGGGCTTAGCGACCAGCTCCCAGGCCAGCTTTCCGGTGGGCAGCAGCAGCGGGTGGCGTTGGCCCGAGCGTTGGCCCAGCAACCCAGACTACTACTACTGGACGAACCACTATCCGCCCTGGACGGCCAACTTCGTAGTCATCTCCACCATCAACTTCTCCGGTTACGGAAGCACCGCTCCTGCCCTACTATCCTGATCAGCCACGACGAAGATGAGTTACGGAAGTTGGCGGACCGCATTCTCGTCCTGCACGAAGGGAAGGTGGTCTTCTCGGGTAGCCCGGAGGCTTACTTTAAGCGGGAAGGGCAACTGATCGGCTACGTCAGTGAGCTCAGTACTGGTCCCTCCGGAATGCGCCTGACCGTACGTTTAGGGAGCGATGTGTTCACGGTTGATTGGCCGGCGGCGGCTCCGCTTTTGGAGGTGGGCGTAGCCGTCCATCTTACTTTCTCCGCTGCGGGTATCCAAATTGAAAAAGCTACGTCCTAA
- the modB gene encoding molybdate ABC transporter permease subunit — protein MDFAPIILTLKLATVTTVLLFFVALPLAWWLARSKSWALPLVQSLVGMPLVLPPTVLGFYFLLAFSPTSGLGGWLNEVFGLRLAFSFPGLVIASMVYSLPFMVHPLQAGLEGLPQSILDASYLMGKSRWETLRRIELPNIRPALLAAVVLSFAHTIGEFGVVLMIGGNIPGETRVASIAIYDEVESLNYAGAHLYSLVLFAICFSILLFVYAIKPRTLRRLVP, from the coding sequence ATGGACTTTGCCCCGATCATTCTTACCCTAAAACTAGCTACCGTCACGACGGTACTGCTGTTTTTCGTAGCCCTTCCGCTCGCGTGGTGGTTAGCGCGTTCGAAGAGTTGGGCGCTGCCGCTGGTGCAGAGTTTGGTGGGGATGCCACTGGTGTTGCCCCCTACCGTCCTCGGATTCTACTTCCTGCTGGCGTTCAGCCCTACGAGTGGATTGGGAGGCTGGCTGAATGAGGTATTCGGCCTTCGCCTGGCCTTCTCTTTTCCGGGTCTCGTCATTGCTTCGATGGTCTACAGCCTACCCTTCATGGTGCATCCGTTGCAGGCGGGCCTGGAGGGATTACCCCAATCCATACTGGACGCCAGCTACCTGATGGGAAAGAGCAGATGGGAAACCCTGCGGCGGATTGAGCTGCCTAACATTCGTCCGGCCCTACTGGCGGCCGTAGTGCTCTCTTTTGCGCATACGATTGGAGAATTTGGGGTGGTCCTGATGATTGGCGGCAACATCCCGGGTGAGACGCGGGTGGCCTCCATCGCGATCTACGACGAGGTAGAGTCGTTGAATTACGCCGGCGCTCACCTTTATTCCCTGGTGCTCTTTGCGATCTGCTTTAGCATCCTATTGTTCGTCTACGCCATCAAACCGCGGACGTTGCGCCGCCTCGTCCCATGA
- a CDS encoding S9 family peptidase produces the protein MKSIYILCLTLFSLSLSAQTYVTVEPQTGTSRLALSFTAGRNIPYSVENYKITYNTTDVFGQPTVASGLLCVPADRGRLFALAVYNHGTVAGRELVPSREGITERFIPQVMAGVGMITVAPDYLGLGDNDAPVHPYVHADSEASAGRDLVAAAKQWLDEEEIDYSDQFFITGYSQGGHATQALHRDVQTNPGPDSLKVTAATHLSGPYSISDVMRETLFAEGQATLPGYIVYTYISYDYVYDLFDDFNEIFADEYVGNVDSFARGLIDLGAFNTRLEEQIAENNASLADLLQDSIATQLMTADPTSPTYQALLDNDTYDWAPEAPTLMYYCTADEQVPFRNAVLADSVMTANGSTSVDLRDGGNLTHGGCLLPALNATLDFFIPLLDLQVVGLGDVVDLPEVRLSPNPVALGSRLRLSGLPQREYAFVLYDQTGRETGHGVTSATGELQVPTSLTPGMQILRVQLADGTSLVRRFFTK, from the coding sequence ATGAAGTCAATCTACATTCTTTGCCTTACTCTATTTAGCCTTTCGCTGTCGGCCCAAACCTACGTTACCGTAGAACCCCAGACGGGTACCAGCCGACTTGCGCTGTCCTTTACGGCTGGTCGCAATATTCCCTACAGCGTAGAGAATTATAAGATCACCTACAATACGACGGATGTATTCGGGCAGCCTACGGTAGCCAGTGGTTTGCTGTGTGTGCCGGCTGATCGAGGCCGCTTATTTGCTCTGGCAGTGTACAACCACGGCACGGTAGCGGGCCGGGAGCTCGTCCCCAGCCGAGAGGGCATCACCGAACGCTTCATTCCCCAGGTCATGGCGGGAGTGGGTATGATCACCGTAGCGCCAGATTACCTGGGTCTGGGCGACAATGACGCTCCCGTTCACCCCTACGTACACGCGGATTCCGAGGCCAGCGCCGGTCGGGATCTCGTAGCGGCCGCCAAGCAGTGGCTCGACGAGGAGGAGATCGACTACAGCGACCAGTTCTTCATCACTGGCTACAGCCAGGGTGGCCACGCTACCCAAGCCTTGCACCGCGACGTACAGACGAACCCCGGCCCCGATAGCCTGAAGGTGACGGCCGCTACCCACCTTTCTGGCCCATACTCCATCTCGGACGTGATGCGCGAGACGCTCTTCGCCGAAGGACAGGCCACCCTGCCGGGCTACATCGTGTACACCTACATTTCCTACGATTACGTGTACGACCTCTTCGATGACTTCAACGAGATCTTCGCCGATGAATACGTTGGCAATGTGGATTCCTTCGCACGTGGGCTGATTGACCTCGGTGCCTTCAATACGCGGCTGGAAGAGCAGATCGCGGAGAACAACGCCAGCCTCGCCGATCTCCTCCAGGATTCGATCGCCACCCAACTGATGACGGCCGACCCTACTTCCCCCACTTACCAGGCCTTGCTGGATAACGACACTTACGACTGGGCTCCGGAAGCCCCCACCCTGATGTACTACTGCACGGCGGATGAGCAGGTGCCCTTCCGCAACGCAGTACTGGCCGACTCCGTCATGACGGCCAACGGATCTACCAGCGTGGATTTGCGTGATGGTGGCAACCTCACGCACGGCGGTTGCTTGCTCCCCGCACTCAACGCAACGCTGGATTTCTTCATCCCGTTACTGGACTTGCAAGTGGTTGGCCTTGGTGACGTGGTGGACTTACCGGAAGTTCGTCTATCTCCTAACCCCGTTGCGCTGGGTAGTCGTTTGCGCCTATCCGGTCTTCCTCAGCGGGAGTATGCATTCGTACTGTACGACCAAACCGGCCGGGAGACGGGCCACGGCGTCACGTCGGCAACCGGCGAGCTGCAAGTGCCCACTTCACTTACCCCCGGTATGCAGATCCTACGGGTTCAGTTGGCCGACGGCACCAGCCTCGTGCGGAGGTTCTTCACCAAATAA
- a CDS encoding acyl transferase has protein sequence MTGVPYHDENTGNQELRQSLLARIRAVNRETFSELALDVFRYQARYNSTYARYLDLLRRDAASVTVATDIPHLPISLFKTHDLRAGADWQPTRTFTSSGTTGAATSHHPLRAEAWYRQNARRAFELQYGSLRNRAVLALLPAYLERTGSSLVFMADDFIRESGREESGFFLDDLAGLSARLQSLKNDTLPPLLIGVSFALLDLAEQFSQDLGHTIIMETGGMKGRRKELTRAELHGTLGEAFAAAHIHSEYGMTELLSQAYAPRAGIFYPAPTMSVTTRDVTDPFTTLAPGRAGAINITDLANLDTISFIATDDLGRVGEDGTFEVLGRLDASDVRGCNLLVL, from the coding sequence ATGACGGGCGTGCCGTACCACGACGAAAATACGGGAAACCAGGAGCTCCGGCAATCCTTACTGGCGAGGATTCGAGCCGTGAACCGGGAAACCTTTTCCGAACTGGCCCTGGATGTTTTTCGCTACCAGGCACGGTACAACTCTACTTACGCTCGCTACCTCGATTTGTTGCGCCGCGACGCCGCCTCCGTCACTGTGGCGACCGATATTCCCCATTTACCCATCTCCTTATTTAAGACCCACGACTTGCGGGCCGGGGCGGATTGGCAGCCCACCCGCACCTTTACGAGTAGTGGGACGACCGGCGCGGCCACGAGCCACCACCCCCTCCGCGCAGAAGCCTGGTACCGCCAAAACGCCCGCCGGGCCTTCGAACTGCAATACGGTTCTTTGCGAAATCGGGCTGTCCTGGCGCTCCTGCCGGCCTACCTGGAGCGGACTGGATCGAGCCTGGTATTTATGGCGGACGACTTTATCCGGGAATCCGGACGGGAAGAGTCCGGCTTTTTTCTAGATGATCTGGCTGGCCTTTCCGCGCGGCTCCAGTCGCTAAAGAACGACACGCTACCTCCGCTGCTGATCGGCGTAAGCTTTGCCCTTCTGGATTTAGCGGAACAATTTTCGCAAGATCTGGGCCACACCATTATCATGGAAACGGGTGGGATGAAAGGCCGCCGCAAAGAGTTGACCCGTGCAGAACTCCACGGTACGCTGGGGGAAGCTTTCGCTGCAGCCCACATCCACAGCGAGTACGGGATGACGGAACTCCTCAGCCAGGCCTACGCGCCGCGGGCGGGCATCTTTTACCCGGCCCCCACCATGTCCGTTACTACGCGGGACGTGACCGATCCCTTTACCACCCTGGCCCCCGGCCGGGCCGGTGCCATCAACATTACGGACTTGGCCAACCTGGATACCATCTCCTTCATCGCCACGGACGACCTGGGTAGGGTGGGGGAGGACGGCACCTTTGAAGTCCTGGGCCGATTGGACGCGAGCGACGTGCGGGGTTGCAACCTACTCGTACTGTAA
- a CDS encoding S9 family peptidase: MRRILSTTFLALFLCTCGSAQITGKWYAILDAMGTKLPLALDLQDEGGELAGTLKSPSQSPTAFPFSSVSFDGQRFQFALADMGADFSGVLNGKEIQGVFNQAQVDFPIKFTRYRPDGFPISDGPVTLVKRSQEPTDFPYQREAITFPGGADGVTISGELTMPTKGKPRAAIILVSGSGPQDRNSFLGSQINHSPFLVLSDYLTRKGFAVLRYDDRGVGESTGDYATATTYDFAADAGAAVGYLKGRKDFKRVDVGMAGHSEGGLITPIVAAETGELDFALLLAAPGVSIDSLMLSQRRAVGQSMGMPSSMIELDDKRWRAAYAFIKESPALDTDQYIEALYGVFERQMMHLPEALQRSIKDPKAFNAQFVEPMAQPWMRNFITMDPTPYLEKMTIPTLAINGLKDLQVDAMQNLNGISIAMARNENKDATIAPLPDLNHLFQPADTGAPNEYGTIETTFDPTALEVIGAWLEERY; encoded by the coding sequence ATGCGTAGAATTTTATCCACCACCTTTCTTGCCCTCTTCCTTTGCACCTGCGGCAGCGCCCAGATCACTGGAAAGTGGTACGCCATCCTGGATGCAATGGGTACTAAATTGCCACTTGCGCTGGACCTGCAGGACGAAGGCGGCGAATTGGCGGGTACCCTGAAAAGCCCCAGTCAATCGCCCACGGCTTTCCCCTTTTCGTCGGTTTCTTTTGACGGCCAACGCTTTCAATTTGCGCTTGCGGACATGGGCGCGGATTTCTCCGGCGTATTGAATGGCAAAGAAATTCAGGGCGTCTTCAACCAGGCTCAGGTCGATTTTCCGATCAAGTTCACCCGCTACCGGCCGGACGGATTTCCCATCAGCGATGGCCCGGTCACTCTGGTGAAGCGCAGCCAGGAGCCGACTGATTTTCCCTACCAACGCGAAGCCATCACCTTCCCCGGAGGCGCCGACGGCGTGACGATCTCCGGCGAGCTGACGATGCCCACTAAGGGTAAACCACGCGCCGCCATCATTCTCGTTTCCGGCTCGGGCCCGCAAGACCGTAACTCCTTCCTGGGTAGCCAGATCAACCACAGCCCCTTCCTCGTCCTGAGCGATTACCTCACGCGGAAGGGCTTTGCCGTCCTCCGTTACGACGACCGTGGCGTAGGCGAAAGCACGGGAGATTATGCCACCGCCACTACCTACGATTTTGCCGCTGACGCAGGTGCCGCGGTAGGATATTTAAAAGGGCGCAAGGACTTCAAAAGGGTGGACGTAGGCATGGCCGGCCACAGCGAAGGCGGATTGATCACCCCGATCGTAGCCGCGGAAACGGGCGAACTGGATTTTGCCCTGCTACTGGCCGCCCCGGGTGTCTCCATTGACAGTCTGATGCTGAGCCAGCGACGGGCGGTGGGCCAAAGCATGGGAATGCCAAGTAGTATGATCGAATTGGACGACAAACGCTGGCGGGCTGCTTACGCCTTCATCAAGGAGAGCCCAGCGCTGGATACGGACCAATACATTGAAGCACTCTACGGCGTCTTCGAACGGCAAATGATGCACCTGCCGGAAGCACTGCAGCGCAGCATTAAGGACCCGAAAGCTTTTAATGCTCAGTTCGTGGAACCTATGGCCCAACCCTGGATGCGGAACTTCATCACAATGGACCCCACCCCCTACCTGGAAAAAATGACCATCCCAACCCTGGCCATCAACGGACTAAAAGACCTTCAGGTGGATGCCATGCAAAACCTGAATGGCATCAGCATCGCTATGGCCCGCAACGAAAACAAGGACGCGACGATAGCACCGCTACCCGACCTGAATCACCTCTTCCAACCCGCCGACACCGGCGCACCGAACGAATATGGCACCATCGAAACTACCTTCGATCCCACTGCTTTGGAGGTGATCGGAGCCTGGTTGGAGGAGCGGTATTAA
- a CDS encoding gliding motility-associated C-terminal domain-containing protein, protein MRQLLRLSLLLFFTTTFSLSLAAQEICDNGIDDDADGLVDIRDTTDCSCNLEPNVESIFPNPSFENFDGNEDGCTSSQTGGLPDGPGQVDCLVGWIKASDGTTDSWNAFTYSGNPPFWPVSIPQPLPSGSGVAGFWSGVMDRNDFDRNGRQRSFTREYFAACLKDGGGLTAGEPYRLAINVGYAEESFFPAGPEPVAPQDSGRVSSPPVAPLAIYGIRRCDQVRFEGRECVENSDAPGWEKITDFTVTGTPGSWTAATVDFTPSTSYEAIAIGANCDDNLFEDRPSWRHYYFVDDIRINTVENFETFENGGFTPGPVSVQGESICDDNIVLTGTAAPGAGYQWYKDGVAIVGATNQSYRVVPGLDIDGDYQLRTTVAAGCVISDPVTIQRPIIPANVIRDSFALCSDQTSVVISAASNFAANYEWSDGSTGRRFEVFEPGNYAVTISTACERTIEEYSVIRDGVPNFEIVTEGQDCYDPNNPTTFTVITNWDIGFFFVFAVFDDGSSDFIGAVEAAPLTIDVLPSPLIRFEAAFDCGDPIIREIDLRDLSPTFTEDITPISCRNTDGSISLTPDFTEMATYQWIDPGGDTLVGETSLSLSVTEPGIYTLVTTTEAGCENNTLHRVTQQATTVNLSAEVPVLTCANPEDTIRISTDDPGPITYRWFNPDGEEIPGATTANLPVTEEGSYRLEVSYGVSCTQRSNYNVTFDEVAINFTDNDPSVDCLNPSTELVVSTDFGGDLSYSWLDPDLMVIPGATDLTLPVVAAGNYTLVYTLNGGCTRERVFTVRQENQQVTFTPSLPDLDCSSPTGELSVTTSFTEPATFQWFGPDGDAIAGANSLSLNVLEPGNYRLETTLAGGCVERETFTVGFTDNFSAAVSISSSDCEDVHELGAIPTLGSAPYQYSWRDTFGVEITTNESAAGLASGVYDLLIRDGAGCEDLVRTTVDSVIGLRLDSVVPFAICTETGGVLATNVSGGTSPYVYGLENETGGLDSDVAVAAAGDYVVTVADANGCTVTSEMVTLRRPTEFEIEIGEDRLLKIGEPLEIRTLTAPPADQIPGLRLNWFSSGDTLSCRGCLDPIAVPTGQTTYILTATSNEGCFASDTLRIAVDTRSPAFFPTAFSPNADGVNDTYEVFPGIGYDAVDYLRIYNRWGALVYEYEPGQPGWDGRINGELAGAGTYAYISGLRRLDGELIEFSGTMMLMR, encoded by the coding sequence GTGAGACAACTTTTACGGCTTTCCCTATTACTCTTTTTCACCACAACGTTTTCACTCAGCCTTGCCGCCCAGGAGATCTGCGACAACGGGATCGACGATGACGCCGACGGGCTGGTGGACATTCGGGACACCACGGATTGCAGCTGCAATCTGGAGCCCAACGTGGAATCGATCTTCCCCAACCCCTCCTTTGAAAACTTTGATGGCAATGAGGATGGCTGCACCTCCAGCCAGACGGGTGGCCTACCCGACGGCCCGGGGCAGGTTGACTGTTTGGTGGGCTGGATCAAAGCAAGTGACGGCACGACGGATTCCTGGAATGCCTTCACCTACTCCGGCAACCCACCGTTCTGGCCCGTATCCATCCCACAACCCTTACCGAGTGGTTCCGGCGTAGCGGGCTTTTGGTCCGGCGTAATGGACCGAAACGACTTTGACCGGAACGGCCGGCAACGCAGCTTTACGCGCGAATACTTTGCCGCCTGCCTCAAGGATGGTGGCGGACTCACCGCCGGAGAACCTTACCGGCTAGCTATCAACGTCGGCTACGCTGAGGAATCTTTTTTTCCCGCCGGGCCCGAACCCGTTGCCCCGCAGGATAGTGGCCGCGTGAGCTCCCCGCCGGTTGCTCCCCTGGCCATCTACGGCATTCGGCGTTGCGATCAGGTCCGGTTTGAAGGAAGAGAATGTGTAGAAAACAGTGACGCACCGGGATGGGAAAAAATCACCGACTTTACCGTTACCGGAACCCCCGGTAGTTGGACGGCGGCTACGGTTGACTTCACTCCTTCCACTAGCTACGAGGCCATTGCCATCGGAGCCAATTGCGATGACAACCTTTTTGAGGATCGCCCCTCCTGGCGCCATTATTATTTCGTCGACGACATTCGCATAAACACCGTCGAAAACTTTGAGACCTTTGAAAACGGTGGCTTCACGCCCGGCCCCGTTTCCGTACAGGGAGAGAGCATTTGTGACGACAACATCGTCCTTACGGGCACCGCGGCACCCGGCGCCGGCTACCAGTGGTACAAGGACGGGGTGGCCATCGTCGGAGCCACCAACCAAAGTTACCGGGTCGTCCCCGGCCTGGACATTGATGGAGACTACCAGTTACGGACCACCGTCGCCGCCGGTTGTGTGATTTCGGACCCCGTCACTATCCAGCGCCCCATCATTCCGGCGAATGTCATTCGGGACAGTTTCGCGCTTTGTAGTGACCAGACTAGCGTTGTCATTAGTGCAGCTTCCAATTTTGCCGCCAACTACGAATGGAGTGATGGCAGCACCGGCCGCCGCTTCGAAGTATTTGAGCCCGGCAATTACGCCGTAACCATCAGTACCGCTTGCGAGCGGACCATCGAGGAATACTCCGTCATCAGAGACGGGGTGCCCAATTTTGAGATCGTGACGGAAGGGCAGGATTGCTACGACCCCAATAACCCCACTACGTTTACCGTGATCACTAACTGGGATATTGGTTTCTTCTTCGTCTTCGCTGTTTTTGACGACGGAAGTAGCGACTTTATCGGCGCCGTGGAAGCGGCACCGCTTACTATTGACGTACTCCCCTCTCCCTTAATTCGCTTTGAAGCGGCATTTGATTGTGGCGACCCCATCATTCGGGAGATTGACTTACGTGACCTCTCCCCTACGTTCACAGAAGATATTACGCCCATTTCCTGCCGCAATACGGATGGCAGTATTTCCCTGACGCCCGATTTCACCGAAATGGCCACCTACCAGTGGATCGACCCGGGGGGAGATACGCTAGTAGGGGAAACTAGCCTCAGCCTTTCCGTTACTGAGCCCGGCATTTACACGCTGGTCACCACTACCGAAGCGGGTTGTGAGAACAATACCCTGCACCGGGTTACGCAGCAGGCAACGACCGTAAACCTTAGCGCCGAGGTACCCGTCCTCACTTGTGCTAACCCAGAGGATACCATTCGAATCAGTACCGACGACCCCGGCCCAATTACTTACCGTTGGTTTAACCCCGACGGCGAAGAAATCCCGGGTGCTACCACGGCTAACCTGCCCGTCACGGAAGAGGGGAGCTACCGCCTTGAAGTCAGCTACGGCGTCTCCTGTACCCAACGGAGTAACTACAATGTGACCTTCGACGAAGTAGCCATCAACTTTACCGACAATGATCCTTCCGTAGACTGCCTCAACCCCAGCACGGAACTGGTGGTAAGTACTGATTTTGGCGGTGACCTTAGCTACAGTTGGTTAGACCCGGACCTGATGGTCATCCCGGGCGCCACTGATCTTACCCTACCCGTCGTTGCTGCCGGAAACTACACGCTCGTGTACACCCTGAATGGAGGCTGCACGCGGGAGCGGGTCTTTACCGTGCGCCAGGAAAACCAACAAGTGACTTTTACTCCTTCCCTTCCTGATCTGGATTGCAGTTCACCGACGGGCGAACTCAGCGTCACAACCAGTTTCACCGAACCCGCCACCTTTCAGTGGTTCGGGCCGGATGGCGATGCTATCGCTGGTGCAAATTCCCTTTCGTTGAACGTCCTGGAGCCTGGAAACTACCGGCTCGAAACCACGCTTGCGGGCGGGTGCGTGGAACGGGAGACCTTCACCGTCGGCTTCACCGATAACTTCAGTGCGGCCGTCTCCATCAGTAGTTCGGACTGTGAAGATGTGCACGAACTAGGAGCCATCCCCACCCTCGGTTCCGCTCCTTACCAGTACTCCTGGCGGGATACTTTTGGGGTCGAGATCACGACCAACGAAAGTGCCGCCGGGCTGGCTTCCGGCGTTTATGACCTCCTCATTCGCGATGGAGCGGGTTGTGAAGACCTAGTCCGGACGACCGTGGACTCCGTCATCGGTTTACGCCTCGATTCTGTCGTCCCTTTCGCCATTTGTACGGAGACGGGTGGCGTGCTGGCCACCAACGTCAGCGGTGGCACTTCTCCTTACGTATATGGTTTGGAGAATGAAACGGGCGGTCTTGATTCGGACGTCGCCGTGGCCGCGGCAGGAGACTACGTCGTCACCGTCGCCGATGCGAATGGCTGTACGGTCACCAGTGAGATGGTTACCCTGCGGCGGCCCACGGAGTTTGAGATCGAGATCGGAGAAGACCGTTTGCTTAAGATCGGCGAACCCCTCGAAATCCGTACGCTTACCGCACCGCCCGCGGATCAAATCCCCGGGTTACGGCTGAACTGGTTCAGTTCCGGGGATACGCTTTCCTGCCGTGGCTGCCTGGACCCCATCGCCGTGCCTACCGGCCAGACGACCTACATCCTCACGGCAACCAGTAACGAGGGTTGTTTCGCCAGCGATACGCTGAGAATTGCCGTAGATACGCGGTCGCCCGCTTTCTTCCCGACGGCCTTCAGCCCTAATGCTGATGGGGTGAACGATACCTACGAGGTCTTCCCCGGTATCGGCTACGACGCGGTGGATTACCTGCGCATCTACAACCGTTGGGGTGCCCTCGTGTACGAATACGAGCCCGGCCAACCGGGTTGGGACGGGCGGATCAACGGGGAACTCGCCGGTGCGGGGACCTACGCCTACATCAGCGGATTACGGCGGCTCGACGGTGAACTCATTGAATTCTCCGGCACCATGATGTTAATGCGATAA
- the rpsF gene encoding 30S ribosomal protein S6, which produces MRNYETTFIVDPVLSTEDIKSTAQTYVDTLQKEGCEIVFVDEMGLRTLAYDIKKRSNGVYYSVEYTAPNGAFLNNFELGMKRDERILRFLTVSLDKYGVQYNADKRAGKIGKAKRKKQDKPAKNEPAAHGISRKKADAPKLSGVPSGDAESFKEEE; this is translated from the coding sequence ATGAGAAATTACGAGACAACTTTTATCGTAGATCCGGTGCTGTCGACCGAAGACATTAAGTCGACGGCTCAGACGTACGTAGACACCCTTCAGAAAGAAGGTTGCGAGATTGTATTCGTTGACGAGATGGGCCTCCGCACCCTCGCCTACGACATCAAGAAGCGCAGCAACGGCGTCTACTACAGCGTAGAGTACACCGCTCCAAATGGTGCATTCCTTAACAACTTTGAGCTCGGTATGAAGCGCGACGAGCGCATCCTCCGTTTCCTCACCGTTAGCCTCGACAAGTACGGCGTTCAGTACAACGCCGACAAGCGTGCCGGCAAGATCGGCAAGGCCAAGCGCAAGAAGCAGGACAAGCCAGCCAAGAACGAACCCGCCGCCCACGGCATCAGCCGTAAGAAGGCCGACGCGCCCAAGCTCTCCGGTGTTCCTTCCGGCGACGCCGAAAGCTTCAAAGAAGAAGAGTAA
- the rpsR gene encoding 30S ribosomal protein S18, which produces MASRDDIKFLSNPKIGGRKKKYCRFKRYGIKYIDYKDPDFLLTFVNEQGKILPRRITGNSLKYQRKIGTAIKRARHLAMLPYLTDLLK; this is translated from the coding sequence ATGGCATCTAGAGATGACATCAAGTTCTTGTCCAATCCAAAGATTGGCGGACGCAAAAAAAAGTACTGCCGTTTCAAGCGTTACGGTATCAAGTACATCGACTACAAAGATCCTGACTTCCTCCTCACTTTCGTGAACGAGCAGGGCAAGATCCTCCCCCGCCGCATCACCGGCAACAGCCTCAAGTACCAGCGCAAGATCGGCACGGCCATCAAGCGCGCGCGTCACCTGGCCATGTTGCCTTACCTGACGGACCTTTTGAAGTAA
- the rplI gene encoding 50S ribosomal protein L9, with amino-acid sequence MKVIMLKDVDKVGDKHEVITVKNGFGRNFLLPRGLAIIANESNMGRLNEMIRREDAQEAKRLDVYKEIAEKLKGQVVKIGAKAGATGRIFGSITELSVKQQLEEQFGVTVERKKINLPEDAKEIGTYPLILKLHPEVTHEMQLELVQE; translated from the coding sequence ATGAAAGTAATTATGCTGAAAGACGTCGATAAAGTCGGCGATAAGCACGAAGTAATCACGGTAAAGAACGGTTTCGGCCGCAATTTCCTCCTCCCCCGTGGCCTGGCCATCATCGCTAATGAGTCCAACATGGGCCGTCTGAACGAGATGATCCGCCGCGAAGATGCACAAGAGGCTAAGCGCCTGGACGTTTACAAAGAGATCGCCGAGAAACTCAAGGGCCAGGTCGTCAAAATTGGCGCCAAGGCAGGAGCAACTGGCCGTATCTTTGGTTCCATCACTGAACTCTCCGTTAAGCAGCAGCTGGAAGAGCAGTTCGGCGTAACCGTTGAGCGCAAGAAGATCAACCTTCCGGAAGACGCGAAGGAGATCGGTACCTACCCGCTCATCCTCAAGCTTCACCCCGAAGTGACGCACGAGATGCAGTTGGAACTGGTACAGGAGTAG